Proteins from a genomic interval of Amphiura filiformis chromosome 9, Afil_fr2py, whole genome shotgun sequence:
- the LOC140161249 gene encoding uncharacterized protein isoform X1, protein MLTSRRGRHFGQTIFFVLVLGCIAYGGYMYYELRNVYNETNYKALQYQQQQESLAAQLQVVYEHRSRLEKILQKEKNDHKKTKEEYDEVASRRKQEASNRYNSLNIQHKMLKTQHEDIKQDFDDLKLRHHAVLAYKEKMKFEHDENITRLRDNLQNEIVQLKEFNTELEQRSQKAMNMHQQASLKYQQAEQKFQYAEQEKQDLLQHVNELNGQISQHQNEKVQMQMQVSDLSLKAQQYKQHIDRLMQQPNPMGQVNQQQQQQMQQQQQQPQQRQQLQQQQQQQRQQQQPQQQQQQQLQQQQAGNNIEIQAAEQQDYNAQRQQMIRNQHLQLQHQQEQREAEWQRQQQLRQQQQQNPQQNQQQVGYNQQPVQQQQNVVGQQQGRYVVPGQLGQQGLHVQQGVNQQQQQQYLPNQQQMINQYNQFQQQQPGNAFMNQQQYAQQQQALQQDQQRQKMLYDQRQQQLQQQQQPQQQANQQPINAHAEVVKYAPGEAPDPNPGQPREENDGESLDEDAIERNRQREMREAQEAVEKEQQRAGDWQGVHQNEQRDAEEESRKYQEAIAERNRQLEERKERHRLEMEELENERAQAGIEGEDNNEKSDEANNYEAAIDEQKLQDRRHMDEWEKRIKDEDDRRRGEEEERQNMQQRVGLQPQGGDDDDDDNHGDEDYAERMQQQREQHLRGEELQQQQMGEQGNMFDMQQQRQQNLLRQQQQQENEELRRRQEDDLLKQQQLGLEPGAGGGDIDENEEEDEGEESEGEQGDDEEAEHEMNEMRKNFGHQIHAPGAPDEGDDLNDVQVQMQNPNDIDQIVHNREAQPDGQVEVPDFGDQAIQGHMERIDDAEEELAEEDREQSDKLDDLRGDRRGA, encoded by the exons AATATGATGAAGTTGCATCAAGAAGGAAG CAAGAAGCTAGTAACAGATATAATTCTTTAAATATTCAACATAAGATGCTAAAG ACTCAACATGAAGACATCAAGCAAGATTTTGATGATCTTAAATTACGGCATCATGCAGTGTTAGCGTACAAAGAAAAGATGAAATTTGAACACGATGAAAATATAACCAGACTACGAGATAATCTACAGAATGAAATTGTCCAATTAAAAG AATTTAATACAGAATTAGAGCAACGTTCACAGAAAGCTATGAACATGCATCAACAAGCCAGCTTAAAATATCAACAAGCTGAG caaaaattccAGTATGCTGAGCAAGAAAAGCAAGATTTATTACAACATGTGAATGAATTAAATGGACAAATATCACAACACCAG aatGAAAAGGTTCAAATGCAAATGCAAGTATCAGATTTATCATTGAAAGCACAACAGTATAAG CAACATATAGATAGATTAATGCAACAACCAAATCCCATGGGGCAAGTTaatcagcaacagcagcagcaaatgcaacagcaacagcaacaaccaCAGCAGCGACAACAActacagcagcaacaacagcagcagagACAACAACAGCAAccacaacagcagcaacaacagcaactaCAACAGCAACAAGCAGGCAATAATATAGAAATCCAAGCAGCCGAGCAGCAAGATTATAATGCACAAAGACAGCAAATGATTCGTAATCAACATCTACAACTCCAG CATCAGCAAGAACAAAGAGAGGCAGAATGGCAAAGGCAGCAACAATTACGGCAACAGCAACAGCAAAACCCACAGCAAAACCAACAGCAAGTTGGCTATAATCAGCAGCCTGTACAGCAGCAGCAGAATGTAGTAGGGCAGCAGCAAGGTAGATATGTAGTACCAGGTCAACTAGGCCAACAAG GATTACATGTGCAACAAGGAGTTAAtcagcaacagcaacagcaatATCTTCCTAATCAACAGCAGATGATAAATCAGTATAATCAGTTCCAACAGCAACAGCCAGGCAATGCCTTTATGAACCAACAGCAATATGCACAGCAGCAACAGGCTCTTCAACAAGACCAACAAAGACAAAAAATGTTATATGACCAAAGACAGCAGCAActacagcaacagcaacaaccaCAGCAGCAAGCAAATCAGCAGCCTATCAAT GCACATGCAGAAGTTGTTAAATATGCACCAGGAGAAGCCCCAGATCCTAACCCAGGGCAGCCCCGGGAAGAAAATGATGGAGAGAGTCTTGATGAAGATGCTATAGAGAGGAATAGGCAGCGGGAAATGAGGGAGGCCCAGGAGGCTGTGGAGAAAGAGCAACAGAGAGCAGGAGACTGGCAGGGGGTACATCAGAATGAGCAG CGTGATGCAGAAGAGGAGAGTAGAAAATATCAAGAAGCTATTGCAGAGAGAAATAGACAGCTAGAAGAACGTAAAGAGCGCCACCGACTTGAAATGGAAGAGCTGGAAAATGAAAGAGCACAA GCTGGAATTGAAGGAGAAGACAACAATGAAAAGAGCGATGAAGCAAATAACTATGAGGCTGCTATTGATGAGCAGAAACTTCAAGATAGAAGGCATATGGATGAATGGGAAAAACGAAT TAAAGACGAAGATGATCGCCGTCGAGGTGAGGAAGAGGAGAGGCAAAATATGCAGCAAAGG GTTGGGCTTCAACCCCAGggtggagatgatgatgatgatgataaccatGGAGATGAAGATTATGCAGAGAGAATGCAACAGCAAAGAGAGCAACATCTCAGGGGAGAAGAATTACAGCAACAACAAATGGGCGAACAAG GAAACATGTTTGATATGCAGCAACAAAGACAGCAAAATCTACTGCGACAGCAACAGCAACAAGAAAATGAGGAATTAAGGAGAAGACAGGAAGATGATTTATTGAAACAGCAGCAGCTTGGG CTGGAACCAGGTGCTGGTGGAGGTGATATTGATGAGAATGAAGAGGAGGATGAGGGAGAAGAAAGTGAAGGAGAGCAAGGGGATGACGAAGAAGCAGAACAcgaaatgaatgaaatgagaaA GAATTTTGGTCATCAAATACATGCTCCTGGGGCTCCTGATGAAGGTGATGATTTGAATGATGTACAGGTTCAGATGCAGAATCCTAATG ATATTGATCAAATAGTACATAATCGTGAAGCACAGCCAGATGGCCAG GTGGAAGTGCCAGATTTTGGTGACCAAGCTATACAAGGCCATATGGAAAGAATAGATGAT GCTGAAGAAGAACTAGCAGAGGAAGACAGAGAACAAAGTGACAAATTAGATGATCTAAGAGGGGATAGAAGAGGAGCATGA
- the LOC140161249 gene encoding uncharacterized protein isoform X2, whose protein sequence is MLTSRRGRHFGQTIFFVLVLGCIAYGGYMYYELRNVYNETNYKALQYQQQQESLAAQLQVVYEHRSRLEKILQKEKNDHKKTKEEYDEVASRRKQEASNRYNSLNIQHKMLKTQHEDIKQDFDDLKLRHHAVLAYKEKMKFEHDENITRLRDNLQNEIVQLKEFNTELEQRSQKAMNMHQQASLKYQQAEQKFQYAEQEKQDLLQHVNELNGQISQHQNEKVQMQMQVSDLSLKAQQYKQHIDRLMQQPNPMGQVNQQQQQQMQQQQQQPQQRQQLQQQQQQQRQQQQPQQQQQQQLQQQQAGNNIEIQAAEQQDYNAQRQQMIRNQHLQLQHQQEQREAEWQRQQQLRQQQQQNPQQNQQQVGYNQQPVQQQQNVVGQQQGLHVQQGVNQQQQQQYLPNQQQMINQYNQFQQQQPGNAFMNQQQYAQQQQALQQDQQRQKMLYDQRQQQLQQQQQPQQQANQQPINAHAEVVKYAPGEAPDPNPGQPREENDGESLDEDAIERNRQREMREAQEAVEKEQQRAGDWQGVHQNEQRDAEEESRKYQEAIAERNRQLEERKERHRLEMEELENERAQAGIEGEDNNEKSDEANNYEAAIDEQKLQDRRHMDEWEKRIKDEDDRRRGEEEERQNMQQRVGLQPQGGDDDDDDNHGDEDYAERMQQQREQHLRGEELQQQQMGEQGNMFDMQQQRQQNLLRQQQQQENEELRRRQEDDLLKQQQLGLEPGAGGGDIDENEEEDEGEESEGEQGDDEEAEHEMNEMRKNFGHQIHAPGAPDEGDDLNDVQVQMQNPNDIDQIVHNREAQPDGQVEVPDFGDQAIQGHMERIDDAEEELAEEDREQSDKLDDLRGDRRGA, encoded by the exons AATATGATGAAGTTGCATCAAGAAGGAAG CAAGAAGCTAGTAACAGATATAATTCTTTAAATATTCAACATAAGATGCTAAAG ACTCAACATGAAGACATCAAGCAAGATTTTGATGATCTTAAATTACGGCATCATGCAGTGTTAGCGTACAAAGAAAAGATGAAATTTGAACACGATGAAAATATAACCAGACTACGAGATAATCTACAGAATGAAATTGTCCAATTAAAAG AATTTAATACAGAATTAGAGCAACGTTCACAGAAAGCTATGAACATGCATCAACAAGCCAGCTTAAAATATCAACAAGCTGAG caaaaattccAGTATGCTGAGCAAGAAAAGCAAGATTTATTACAACATGTGAATGAATTAAATGGACAAATATCACAACACCAG aatGAAAAGGTTCAAATGCAAATGCAAGTATCAGATTTATCATTGAAAGCACAACAGTATAAG CAACATATAGATAGATTAATGCAACAACCAAATCCCATGGGGCAAGTTaatcagcaacagcagcagcaaatgcaacagcaacagcaacaaccaCAGCAGCGACAACAActacagcagcaacaacagcagcagagACAACAACAGCAAccacaacagcagcaacaacagcaactaCAACAGCAACAAGCAGGCAATAATATAGAAATCCAAGCAGCCGAGCAGCAAGATTATAATGCACAAAGACAGCAAATGATTCGTAATCAACATCTACAACTCCAG CATCAGCAAGAACAAAGAGAGGCAGAATGGCAAAGGCAGCAACAATTACGGCAACAGCAACAGCAAAACCCACAGCAAAACCAACAGCAAGTTGGCTATAATCAGCAGCCTGTACAGCAGCAGCAGAATGTAGTAGGGCAGCAGCAAG GATTACATGTGCAACAAGGAGTTAAtcagcaacagcaacagcaatATCTTCCTAATCAACAGCAGATGATAAATCAGTATAATCAGTTCCAACAGCAACAGCCAGGCAATGCCTTTATGAACCAACAGCAATATGCACAGCAGCAACAGGCTCTTCAACAAGACCAACAAAGACAAAAAATGTTATATGACCAAAGACAGCAGCAActacagcaacagcaacaaccaCAGCAGCAAGCAAATCAGCAGCCTATCAAT GCACATGCAGAAGTTGTTAAATATGCACCAGGAGAAGCCCCAGATCCTAACCCAGGGCAGCCCCGGGAAGAAAATGATGGAGAGAGTCTTGATGAAGATGCTATAGAGAGGAATAGGCAGCGGGAAATGAGGGAGGCCCAGGAGGCTGTGGAGAAAGAGCAACAGAGAGCAGGAGACTGGCAGGGGGTACATCAGAATGAGCAG CGTGATGCAGAAGAGGAGAGTAGAAAATATCAAGAAGCTATTGCAGAGAGAAATAGACAGCTAGAAGAACGTAAAGAGCGCCACCGACTTGAAATGGAAGAGCTGGAAAATGAAAGAGCACAA GCTGGAATTGAAGGAGAAGACAACAATGAAAAGAGCGATGAAGCAAATAACTATGAGGCTGCTATTGATGAGCAGAAACTTCAAGATAGAAGGCATATGGATGAATGGGAAAAACGAAT TAAAGACGAAGATGATCGCCGTCGAGGTGAGGAAGAGGAGAGGCAAAATATGCAGCAAAGG GTTGGGCTTCAACCCCAGggtggagatgatgatgatgatgataaccatGGAGATGAAGATTATGCAGAGAGAATGCAACAGCAAAGAGAGCAACATCTCAGGGGAGAAGAATTACAGCAACAACAAATGGGCGAACAAG GAAACATGTTTGATATGCAGCAACAAAGACAGCAAAATCTACTGCGACAGCAACAGCAACAAGAAAATGAGGAATTAAGGAGAAGACAGGAAGATGATTTATTGAAACAGCAGCAGCTTGGG CTGGAACCAGGTGCTGGTGGAGGTGATATTGATGAGAATGAAGAGGAGGATGAGGGAGAAGAAAGTGAAGGAGAGCAAGGGGATGACGAAGAAGCAGAACAcgaaatgaatgaaatgagaaA GAATTTTGGTCATCAAATACATGCTCCTGGGGCTCCTGATGAAGGTGATGATTTGAATGATGTACAGGTTCAGATGCAGAATCCTAATG ATATTGATCAAATAGTACATAATCGTGAAGCACAGCCAGATGGCCAG GTGGAAGTGCCAGATTTTGGTGACCAAGCTATACAAGGCCATATGGAAAGAATAGATGAT GCTGAAGAAGAACTAGCAGAGGAAGACAGAGAACAAAGTGACAAATTAGATGATCTAAGAGGGGATAGAAGAGGAGCATGA